In Cystobacter ferrugineus, the following are encoded in one genomic region:
- the gloA gene encoding lactoylglutathione lyase, with protein sequence MRILHTMLRVGDLEKSLDFYTRVLGMKLLRRKDYPDGKFTLAFVGYGPEDTHPALELTHNWDTSKYELGNAYGHIALGVQDIRATCDAIRQAGGKVVREPGPMKHGTTVIAFVEDPDGYRVELIEQGS encoded by the coding sequence ATGCGAATCCTCCATACGATGCTGCGCGTGGGCGACCTCGAGAAGTCGCTCGATTTCTACACCCGCGTCCTGGGGATGAAGTTGCTGCGGCGCAAGGACTACCCGGACGGCAAGTTCACCCTGGCCTTCGTGGGCTACGGCCCCGAGGACACCCACCCCGCGCTCGAGCTGACCCACAACTGGGACACCTCGAAGTACGAGCTGGGCAACGCCTACGGCCACATCGCCCTGGGCGTGCAGGACATCCGCGCCACCTGCGACGCCATCCGCCAGGCCGGCGGCAAGGTGGTGCGCGAGCCGGGCCCCATGAAGCACGGCACCACCGTCATCGCCTTCGTCGAGGACCCGGATGGTTACCGGGTGGAGCTCATCGAGCAGGGCTCCTGA
- a CDS encoding response regulator, giving the protein MKRVLLVEDSNTIRHILKVYLMRLKLDFLEADRADHGLRLLITQPVDLVIADFNLPGSMDGLEFVRRVRASEFSRVRQVPIVLLTGGKAPDLEAKALEAGASEFVRKPISIDSLATVARRHLALTEADTLGV; this is encoded by the coding sequence GTGAAGCGCGTGCTACTCGTGGAAGACAGCAACACCATCCGGCACATCCTCAAGGTGTACCTGATGCGGCTCAAGTTGGACTTCCTCGAGGCGGATCGAGCCGACCATGGCCTGCGGTTGTTGATCACACAGCCGGTGGATCTGGTGATCGCCGACTTCAACCTGCCAGGCTCGATGGATGGGCTGGAGTTCGTGCGCCGGGTGCGCGCCAGCGAGTTCTCGCGGGTGCGGCAGGTCCCCATCGTGCTGCTCACCGGAGGCAAGGCCCCGGACCTGGAGGCCAAGGCCCTGGAGGCGGGTGCCTCCGAGTTCGTGCGCAAGCCCATCTCCATCGACTCGCTGGCGACCGTGGCGCGCCGGCACCTGGCGCTGACCGAGGCGGACACACTCGGGGTTTGA
- a CDS encoding CotH kinase family protein: MPSAPVSPPGGETPPTGGGQPQPPAPDAEPPPPTPAVCAPTGAGPYWLQEGEPLTVTLRCGTGHTAPGLRFTVSPLPPGATVDEVAGLLRWTPAKGQAAVWNLTVTEQSTGETGALELGVAVRLVSPRAVQTLDPATYTEEYGLPVFHLSFEGELTAGGYRPVQVIYRGHRYTMEAKYRGATSSVFPKRNYTFKFPKDDLFSEPELAGGTFTGRQKLVLITSFNDNSYMRPRLAFDLWNRMSPDHIQIKTFSAILYVNGRFHGVFTVADHVDDDLMERHGLSKDGDLFKAEEADANFSRVTKSGAAKTELHAGFVKKEGKPKDGWVGAYDTLNALTTFMSDADAETFVARRGEWLHPLDYEDWWIFNTAILGTDSSAKNAYHYFDPVSRAPWRFIPWDLDASFGQLWDTRRIDAGALPDFTGDNRIFALLLADPRVATPLRERYRSLLSGPLSKQQVLALIDGYARELRIPAERDEARWREQYLTFTRWADRTDFTTHTEEVAYLRQWVEERWELLERQLP; encoded by the coding sequence GTGCCTTCCGCGCCGGTCTCGCCGCCCGGGGGGGAGACGCCGCCCACGGGTGGCGGGCAGCCCCAGCCTCCGGCTCCGGATGCCGAGCCGCCTCCTCCCACTCCCGCGGTGTGCGCGCCCACGGGCGCGGGGCCCTACTGGCTCCAGGAGGGTGAGCCGCTGACCGTCACGCTCCGGTGCGGCACGGGCCACACCGCGCCGGGGTTGCGCTTCACCGTGTCGCCGCTGCCTCCCGGGGCCACGGTGGACGAGGTGGCGGGCCTGTTGCGCTGGACACCCGCGAAGGGTCAGGCCGCGGTCTGGAACCTGACCGTGACCGAGCAGAGCACGGGCGAGACGGGCGCGCTCGAGCTGGGGGTGGCGGTCCGGCTCGTGTCTCCCAGGGCTGTCCAGACGCTGGACCCGGCCACCTACACCGAGGAGTACGGTCTGCCCGTCTTCCACCTGAGCTTCGAGGGTGAGCTCACGGCGGGGGGCTACCGGCCCGTGCAGGTGATCTACCGGGGGCACCGCTACACCATGGAGGCCAAGTACCGGGGCGCCACCTCCAGCGTCTTCCCCAAGCGCAACTACACCTTCAAGTTCCCCAAGGACGACCTGTTCTCCGAGCCGGAGCTCGCTGGAGGCACCTTCACGGGCCGCCAGAAGCTGGTGCTCATCACGTCCTTCAATGACAACTCATACATGCGGCCGAGGCTCGCCTTCGACTTGTGGAACCGCATGTCGCCGGACCACATCCAGATCAAGACCTTCAGCGCCATCCTCTATGTGAACGGCCGCTTCCATGGCGTGTTCACCGTGGCGGACCACGTGGACGATGATCTGATGGAGCGCCATGGGTTGTCGAAGGACGGCGACCTGTTCAAGGCGGAGGAGGCGGACGCCAACTTCTCGCGCGTGACCAAGAGCGGCGCCGCCAAGACGGAGCTCCATGCGGGCTTCGTGAAGAAGGAGGGCAAGCCCAAGGATGGCTGGGTGGGCGCCTACGACACCCTCAACGCCCTCACCACCTTCATGTCCGACGCGGACGCGGAGACCTTCGTCGCCCGGCGTGGCGAGTGGCTCCACCCGCTCGATTACGAGGACTGGTGGATCTTCAATACCGCCATCCTCGGCACGGACTCGAGCGCGAAGAACGCCTACCACTACTTCGATCCGGTGAGCCGGGCGCCCTGGCGCTTCATTCCGTGGGATCTCGACGCGAGCTTCGGACAGCTCTGGGACACGCGCCGCATCGACGCCGGGGCCCTGCCCGACTTCACCGGCGACAACCGGATCTTCGCCCTCCTGCTGGCCGATCCACGGGTGGCCACGCCCCTGCGCGAGCGCTACCGCTCCCTGCTGAGCGGCCCGTTGAGCAAGCAGCAGGTGCTCGCGCTCATCGACGGGTACGCGCGGGAGTTGCGCATCCCCGCCGAGCGGGACGAGGCGCGCTGGCGCGAGCAGTACCTCACCTTCACGCGCTGGGCCGATCGCACCGACTTCACCACCCACACGGAGGAGGTGGCCTACCTGCGCCAGTGGGTGGAGGAGCGGTGGGAGCTGCTGGAGCGCCAGCTCCCGTAG
- a CDS encoding pyridoxamine 5'-phosphate oxidase family protein: MTTKKTEKKDAVAHLAELLQGIKVAMMTTVEADGSIRSRPMWTQNTDFDGELWFFTHDSAPKVDEVQGDHHVNLSYADSSRDRYVSVSGVARLVRDKEKIHKLWDPTLKAWFPKGVDDPDIALLCVRVNKAEYWDTPNKRMVQLVGFVKSVLTGETYRPGGHEKIDLEDTHSPMH, translated from the coding sequence ATGACCACGAAGAAAACCGAGAAGAAGGACGCGGTGGCGCATCTGGCCGAGCTGCTCCAGGGCATCAAGGTCGCGATGATGACGACGGTGGAGGCGGACGGGAGCATCCGCAGCCGGCCCATGTGGACGCAGAACACGGACTTCGACGGGGAACTGTGGTTCTTCACCCATGACTCCGCCCCCAAGGTGGACGAGGTGCAAGGTGACCACCACGTCAACCTCTCCTATGCGGACTCCAGCCGGGACCGCTACGTGTCGGTGAGCGGTGTGGCACGGCTGGTGCGTGACAAGGAGAAGATCCACAAGCTGTGGGATCCCACCCTCAAGGCCTGGTTCCCCAAGGGCGTGGATGACCCGGACATCGCCCTCTTGTGTGTCAGGGTGAACAAGGCCGAGTACTGGGACACACCCAACAAGCGCATGGTGCAACTGGTGGGCTTCGTGAAGAGCGTCCTCACCGGCGAGACCTACCGCCCGGGCGGCCACGAGAAGATCGACCTCGAGGATACCCATTCACCCATGCATTGA
- a CDS encoding helix-turn-helix domain-containing protein, translating into MASKRIPPPSSQQRMDDKLALALGAAARAARLRAGLTQAEAAAKVGLAPGVYGRIERGGMMPSVPTLRRLSIALKIPSDTLLSLSHSEVTAWVDSLPSREERSPDLRRLARSLRNLTPSQLKVLNVIATALTR; encoded by the coding sequence ATGGCATCGAAACGCATTCCGCCCCCTTCTTCGCAGCAGCGCATGGACGACAAGCTGGCCCTGGCCCTGGGGGCGGCGGCGCGGGCCGCCCGGCTGCGCGCGGGGCTCACCCAGGCGGAGGCGGCCGCCAAGGTGGGGCTGGCGCCGGGCGTCTACGGCCGCATCGAGCGCGGCGGCATGATGCCCAGCGTCCCGACACTCAGACGCTTGAGCATCGCCTTGAAGATTCCCTCCGACACGCTCTTGAGCCTGAGCCACTCGGAGGTGACGGCCTGGGTGGACTCGCTCCCCTCGCGTGAGGAGCGCTCGCCAGATCTGCGGCGGCTCGCGCGCTCGCTGCGCAACCTCACCCCGTCCCAGCTCAAGGTGCTCAACGTCATCGCCACCGCGCTCACGCGCTGA
- a CDS encoding ABC transporter substrate-binding protein/permease yields the protein MLAWPDAALATSRGLEAVKTRGELLWGADAQGGAPYVFPDPRDPNHLIGFEVELAEALAAKLGVRARVVLGPWDSLLELLARGDFDVALNGLEATEEKKRVCLLTRPYYAAAERLTVRRGDPRAPHSLAELKGRVVGTLPGSLAERILVREGAQAKTYEGGQDDVYRDLMLGRTDGVLLDEPITWYYGAVEPELDVVPGSFGEVRYAAAVRLGEEALRDALDTALEELAREGTLRALYERWGLWNAETAALLGDPDPTPRGVPEQYTAWRAAVGKLPPFWERVRERYPATLALFLRGALMTLAVSLLAMAVAVAVGLGLAVARVFGPWPLRTLALVFTEGVRGTPLLVQLSLVYFGLPQLGVRLAPLTAGVLTLGLNYAAAEAENYRAGLSGVPAGQYEAARVLGMSRWQTLRHVVFPQALRISLPPMTNDFIALLKDSSLVSVVTLTELTRTYLNLANATRDHLGLGLVVALLYLLLGLPFAQLARRVEARLGQHLKGAPR from the coding sequence GTGCTCGCCTGGCCGGATGCCGCCCTGGCCACCTCCCGGGGGCTCGAGGCCGTGAAGACCCGCGGAGAGCTGCTCTGGGGTGCGGACGCGCAGGGCGGCGCTCCCTACGTCTTCCCGGATCCGAGGGATCCCAACCACCTCATCGGCTTCGAGGTGGAGCTGGCCGAGGCACTCGCCGCGAAGCTGGGCGTGCGGGCGCGCGTGGTGCTCGGGCCCTGGGACAGCCTGCTGGAGCTGCTCGCGCGCGGAGACTTCGACGTGGCGCTCAACGGCCTCGAGGCGACGGAGGAGAAGAAGCGCGTGTGTCTGCTCACCCGCCCGTACTACGCCGCCGCCGAGCGGCTCACCGTGCGCCGGGGAGACCCCCGCGCGCCGCACTCACTCGCCGAGCTGAAGGGGCGCGTGGTGGGCACGCTGCCGGGCAGTCTGGCCGAGCGCATCCTCGTGCGCGAGGGCGCCCAGGCGAAGACCTACGAGGGGGGCCAGGACGACGTGTACCGCGACCTGATGCTGGGGCGCACGGACGGCGTGCTGCTGGATGAGCCCATCACCTGGTACTACGGCGCCGTCGAGCCGGAGCTGGACGTGGTGCCGGGCAGCTTCGGCGAGGTGCGCTACGCGGCGGCGGTGCGCCTGGGAGAGGAGGCCCTGCGTGACGCGCTCGACACGGCGCTCGAGGAGCTGGCGCGGGAGGGCACCCTGCGCGCCCTCTACGAGCGCTGGGGCCTGTGGAACGCCGAGACGGCGGCGCTGCTGGGAGATCCGGACCCCACCCCGCGCGGCGTGCCCGAGCAATACACGGCGTGGCGCGCCGCGGTGGGCAAGCTGCCGCCCTTCTGGGAGCGCGTGCGCGAGCGCTACCCGGCCACGCTCGCGCTCTTCCTGCGCGGGGCGCTGATGACGCTGGCCGTGTCGCTTCTGGCCATGGCGGTGGCGGTGGCGGTGGGCCTGGGGCTCGCGGTGGCGCGCGTCTTCGGTCCCTGGCCCCTGCGCACGCTCGCCCTCGTCTTCACCGAGGGGGTGCGCGGCACGCCCCTGCTCGTGCAGCTCTCGCTGGTGTACTTCGGTCTGCCCCAGCTCGGCGTGCGGCTCGCGCCCCTCACCGCGGGCGTGCTCACGCTGGGGCTCAACTACGCGGCGGCCGAGGCGGAGAACTACCGGGCGGGGCTCTCCGGGGTGCCCGCGGGCCAGTACGAGGCGGCGCGCGTGCTCGGCATGTCGCGCTGGCAGACGCTGCGGCACGTCGTGTTTCCCCAGGCCCTGCGCATCTCGCTGCCCCCCATGACGAACGACTTCATCGCGTTGCTCAAGGACAGCTCGCTCGTGTCCGTGGTGACGCTCACCGAGCTCACGCGCACCTACCTCAACCTGGCCAACGCCACGAGGGATCATCTGGGCCTGGGGCTCGTGGTCGCCCTGCTCTACCTGCTGCTGGGCCTGCCCTTCGCGCAGCTCGCGCGCCGGGTGGAGGCGCGGCTCGGCCAGCACCTCAAGGGAGCCCCGCGATGA
- a CDS encoding amino acid ABC transporter ATP-binding protein, translating into MIRVEGLRKHFPGAPAPALDGVSFTLETGQLAAILGPSGSGKSTLLRCIVGLERPDAGTLHLGGQAGLVFQSFELFPHLTALANCTLAQRLVARRPRAEAEARARSLLESLGLGHQLDAWPETLSGGQRQRVAIARALAMEPAVLLYDEPTSALDPSLRREVIETLRRVGGLGMTQLVVTHDVRLARASHQVLVLDQGRLVEQGPPAQVLDAPRHEATRRLLVQEDG; encoded by the coding sequence ATGATCCGCGTCGAGGGCCTGCGCAAACACTTCCCCGGCGCGCCCGCGCCCGCGCTGGACGGCGTGTCCTTCACGCTGGAGACGGGGCAGCTCGCGGCCATCCTCGGGCCGAGCGGCTCGGGCAAGTCCACGCTCCTGCGCTGCATCGTGGGCCTGGAGCGCCCCGACGCGGGCACGCTCCACCTGGGTGGACAGGCGGGGCTCGTGTTCCAGTCCTTCGAGCTCTTCCCCCACCTCACCGCGCTGGCCAACTGCACGCTCGCGCAGCGCCTGGTGGCGCGGCGCCCACGCGCCGAGGCGGAGGCCCGCGCGCGCTCGCTCCTGGAGAGCCTCGGCCTCGGCCACCAGCTCGACGCCTGGCCGGAGACGCTCTCCGGAGGCCAGCGCCAGCGCGTGGCCATCGCGCGCGCGCTCGCCATGGAGCCCGCGGTGCTCCTGTATGACGAGCCCACGAGCGCGTTGGATCCCTCCCTGCGCCGCGAGGTCATCGAGACCCTGCGCCGCGTGGGCGGATTGGGCATGACCCAGCTCGTGGTGACGCACGACGTGCGGCTCGCACGCGCCTCGCACCAGGTGCTCGTGTTGGATCAGGGTCGGCTCGTGGAGCAGGGCCCACCCGCACAGGTGCTGGACGCCCCCCGGCACGAGGCCACGCGCCGGCTGCTCGTCCAGGAAGACGGCTGA
- a CDS encoding CapA family protein, with amino-acid sequence MFVPVFLVVSLVGAAPAERVDLVFGGDIIPHDGVKQAAAEHALRQPGGAAHAVSLNHEGWDFVLEPIARELRAADLAVVNLETPISGNPRAPTAPLIFDAPPQLAHALVSAGVDVVSIANNHAFDQRRAGIPSTWSHLDAAGLKHVGSAPTEAMAWEPLVVERKGMRVGLLSITRWLNGASNPDDPDRSPHVAYVPYRTKKRQGLTPEAAAALVGSASRRCDALIVMVHWGTEYSHSPKPEDRQLAQSLLEAGALAVVGHHPHVLQPIESYRTRAGRDTVVAFSLGNLIANQDAHYVHGARAEERGRKRDSMLLRLSLSRPHPGAPVELAGTSVLPVWIDTNYLVGLRERQGQQRIQPVLLDEELKTLNGQLLAFSAREPSRKVREERRELERRLDLARRRRALILRVTLPPSGGEESVPPAASVRGVN; translated from the coding sequence GTGTTCGTTCCAGTGTTTCTCGTCGTGTCCCTGGTGGGTGCCGCTCCCGCCGAACGCGTGGACCTCGTCTTCGGTGGCGACATCATTCCGCATGATGGCGTGAAGCAGGCCGCCGCCGAGCACGCGCTGCGCCAGCCGGGAGGCGCCGCTCATGCCGTGTCGCTCAACCACGAGGGCTGGGACTTCGTCCTCGAGCCCATCGCCCGGGAGCTGCGCGCCGCGGACCTCGCGGTGGTGAACCTGGAGACGCCCATCAGTGGAAATCCACGCGCGCCCACCGCGCCCCTCATCTTCGATGCGCCACCCCAGCTCGCGCACGCGCTCGTCTCCGCGGGCGTGGACGTGGTGTCGATCGCTAACAACCATGCCTTCGATCAGCGCCGCGCGGGCATCCCCTCCACCTGGTCGCACCTGGACGCGGCGGGTCTGAAGCACGTGGGCTCGGCTCCCACCGAGGCCATGGCGTGGGAGCCCCTGGTGGTCGAGCGCAAGGGGATGCGCGTGGGCCTGCTGTCGATCACCCGCTGGCTCAATGGGGCGAGCAACCCGGATGACCCGGACCGCTCCCCGCACGTCGCCTACGTGCCCTACCGCACGAAGAAACGCCAGGGCCTGACGCCCGAGGCGGCCGCGGCACTGGTGGGCTCCGCCTCCCGGCGCTGTGACGCGCTCATCGTCATGGTCCATTGGGGCACGGAGTACTCACACAGCCCCAAGCCCGAGGACCGTCAACTGGCCCAGAGCCTGCTGGAGGCCGGGGCGCTCGCCGTCGTCGGCCACCATCCCCATGTGCTGCAGCCCATCGAGTCCTACCGCACCCGCGCGGGACGCGACACGGTGGTGGCCTTCTCCCTCGGCAACCTCATCGCCAACCAGGATGCGCACTACGTCCATGGCGCGCGCGCGGAGGAGCGGGGCCGCAAGCGGGACTCCATGCTGTTGCGGCTGTCGCTGTCGCGTCCCCATCCGGGGGCGCCCGTGGAGCTCGCGGGCACGTCCGTGCTGCCGGTGTGGATCGACACCAACTACCTGGTGGGGCTGCGCGAGCGCCAGGGGCAGCAGCGCATCCAGCCCGTGCTCCTCGACGAGGAGCTGAAGACCCTGAACGGCCAACTCCTGGCGTTCTCCGCCAGGGAGCCGTCGCGCAAGGTCCGCGAGGAGCGCCGGGAACTCGAGCGCCGGCTCGATCTGGCCCGGCGCCGGCGCGCGCTCATCCTCCGTGTGACCCTGCCCCCGTCCGGGGGCGAGGAGTCCGTGCCGCCCGCTGCTTCCGTGAGGGGCGTGAACTAG